The nucleotide sequence TCAGCTTCAGCGATTTGTTATCATATTTTCTTTAAATATTTGCCAAAAACAGACTGAAACTTATGAGACTGATTCATCAACCAAGCAAAGCTCTGTTCCCAATTATCATTGTTAATTACATCAATATCAAAAGTCGTTTTAATTCTGCTTGCTTTTTTCCCTACTAGTTCCATCCATTCGAGGCTACTATCAATTTCTCTAGAAATATCATCTTTATAATTGCATAATGCATGAAAAAGCTCTTTGGAATCTGGAATGTAAAGCTCACACCTTAATTGATTATTCTGGGTATCCACAATCAAAGCAAGATGGGCTTTTGAGTTACCAATACTGATATCATACCAGTGTTGCGGATATGCCTTTCTGAGCCGAAGGGAACTATTATTATTCTGAGCATATTCTTTGAATCGAGTCCAAAACTCAAGTTGCATCAGTTTTGTATCAGAAAGACCTGATTGACTTGTTGATTTTTTAATAGCTTTTGCCCAGTCATTAGGTTTAGAAACAATTTGAAATTTGGGAGCGAAGGGAGAATTATCTATTTGCCAAAGTTCCATTTTTATTGCAAATAGGTTTATTTTGTCATCAGTATGTTCGTTTAACCAATCAATAGCTTGCTTATGCTCATCTCTTACATCTTTCACAATCCAAATAACAATTTCTGCATCAAACCCTGAAGCGTATGTAATAAGTTTCCCTAAATGATCGTGGTCGGTGCTTTCAAGCTGATTCTCAATAACGATTTTCTTTCCAGTATTTTCTTCCTCTGCAAAAATGTCAACATTGAATTTGCCAACACTTGCTTCTGTCTGAATCAATGAAATGTCGATACCAATCTCATCACCTAAAAGTTGTAGATTTTCATCCTCTGCAAGCCAATTTGTAAAATCCGTAGGTTCACGGCTCCACTGTTCACGTAAATCAATTTTTTTTAGTCTTGATAGTGTCATGTTTGTTTACCTTTCTATTATGATAACGATAAAGTTCAGGTGCGGCGGGGAGGATTGCCACAAAAGTTTGATAGCAAGATAAAACTTTGAGAGATTACAAAACTCTGACCACGGCACAGTTCCCCGCCGTCAACTGCAACGCAGGGTTAGACAAAAGCTTTGATTCGCTATCTTTTCCTTTTCCTCTGCCTCACCGAATTATTGTGCATTCCACATTCACGGTTTGACCCTAACTAATATCCTTTGTGGCGTCAAAAGGAACGACTGCTTTTGGCAGTTTTTTCCCTTAATTCCATTGCTCTATTACTGATTTCTTCTATAGATAGATTCTCATCTAACCCATCCCGCCACTTTGTATAATCAAACGACTCTCGTTGAATTAATGCAATAAAACGTTCTACCTCAATATCTCCAAGAAACTCAGTTAGTATCTGAAATCCTTTTAATTTTATTTCTGTATCTGTTGTCATAAAGATACCTCCTTGATAAAACTAAATATATCAATAATCTTTATCTCTTTATCTACATCAGCCTTCTTTAATATCTTATCATCAGCTGTTAAGAAATATTTGCAGCGTTGATAAACTGCACAGGCTATATGTAATGAATCAATTTTTTGAAAACCTTTACGATTCAGCAAATTAGCTTTTTTTAATATTGCACTATTCTCTGAAACATCGCTTACAGCATATCTTTTCCATCTACTAATTTGCCTTTTTCTCTCTGCAAAAGGATTCTTATTGTTCTCGTAGTCTAAAATATATGACCAACATAGTTGGAATTTTCCTGCTCGAATTTCTTCTTGAATTCTTAATTTTGCTTCTGTTTCAAGTTTAATTCGTAACTGTGATTGGTCGTCAAATGGTCGATTAAAACAACAGTTATCAAGATATATCTTCATTCTGCGGGTCTACGAGCCGTAACCCCGGATGCCTGGTTCGACTCATTTTCCTCCTCTTCCAAATCGCTCCGCAATCCCACCTCCTCAATTCTGTCCGCCGCCATCCGAATCCATGATAGCAGGGAGTCTATCTCTTTATCGCTGAGTGGACGTGAGATCGTGAACTTGAACTCCTTTCCTGCAGGCGACAAGAGACCCGTTTCCTTCGCTTTGACCGCCAGTTCTTGTGAGACGGCTTCACCGGAGTTGACACGGGAGAAGAACGTTTTGTCAGATATTCTTGTAAGGAAAGACTGTCCGTACACTGACTGAGGGGGATACCCGTAGCAGAACTTGAAATGAACGCCCTTGGGGTTCACGTTGACGGAGAACCCGCGAGAACCCCAGTGAATAGGAAGTCCCCGCTCATCTGCCAGTGAGAGAATCCTCGAAAAGACTGACACGCCGTGAGCGTCAAGCGACTGGATGAATTGCTCCCTCGTGATTTTGGCACGCGCCTCTGCGGTCACCGGTTTGTCAGTCCGAAAATGATCGACAACGACAATATCGCTTGACAGCAGGCGTTTGTCGTCCTCTGTACGAAAAAAGGAGAACTCCAGACATGTGACGCGAAGTCCCTTGTCGTTAAGGAAACCGGCAGTTTCCCTGATTTCCGGCGTGATAGTTTCGCCAACGATGACGATGCGCTGGTTCTTGTTGAAGGAGACGCCTTCTTCTGAGCCCAGTGCGAAGTAGTTGCGATGGGCTTCAGCCAGACTCAAACCGTCGTCGTCCTGATACTGCCGGGCAAGGCTTTCTATCTGTGGATAGTCCAGTTGCGCGGCATAGGCCGTATATTCGAGTGACTGAGCAATCGTCTCTCGGGGAGTCCGTCCTCGTTTCAGTTCAAGGATAACCAGGTCACCGTACCTATCGATCGCAAGGAGATCAATAGTTCCGCCCCAACTCGTCTGCACCTGTCGGCCAATGATGAGTAACTTACTATCCTGCACAATCCCATCAGGATTATTCTCAAGCCAGTCTTCAAGAACCGCTTCCTGATGCTCGTTACCGAATTCAGTTTTCATGTACTCGGCGAACTCGCCGGCTTTGTCTACCCCAAATAGACGCATGTTTCCCCTCTATCTCTCATGTTGAACGACAAATCTCAGCCATCGCCTTTAGCGGCCGGCTGCAGCGAATTATTAGAACACAAATAGTCCAAATATCCTTCTCTCTTATCTCCCTATTAACTCTTTTGTTATATCGAATCATCCCCTATTTTATATCACTTCTATTATACAGCATAAAAATCTGCATGTCAATCAAAAAAAGTTTTCTGCAGAACTTCCCCGACTTCACAGGAAAGTGCACATCTATCCCCAAAGCCATTCTG is from bacterium and encodes:
- a CDS encoding DUF4268 domain-containing protein — protein: MTLSRLKKIDLREQWSREPTDFTNWLAEDENLQLLGDEIGIDISLIQTEASVGKFNVDIFAEEENTGKKIVIENQLESTDHDHLGKLITYASGFDAEIVIWIVKDVRDEHKQAIDWLNEHTDDKINLFAIKMELWQIDNSPFAPKFQIVSKPNDWAKAIKKSTSQSGLSDTKLMQLEFWTRFKEYAQNNNSSLRLRKAYPQHWYDISIGNSKAHLALIVDTQNNQLRCELYIPDSKELFHALCNYKDDISREIDSSLEWMELVGKKASRIKTTFDIDVINNDNWEQSFAWLMNQSHKFQSVFGKYLKKI
- a CDS encoding PIN domain protein translates to MKIYLDNCCFNRPFDDQSQLRIKLETEAKLRIQEEIRAGKFQLCWSYILDYENNKNPFAERKRQISRWKRYAVSDVSENSAILKKANLLNRKGFQKIDSLHIACAVYQRCKYFLTADDKILKKADVDKEIKIIDIFSFIKEVSL